One part of the Malus sylvestris chromosome 2, drMalSylv7.2, whole genome shotgun sequence genome encodes these proteins:
- the LOC126584975 gene encoding protein SRG1-like isoform X3: MELLGSKTVQEVLIQGEQVPEKYIHKVEDGGVQVPDASAAQLMDVPVIDLALLAASSISADELEKLRSALSTWGCFQVINHGMSPEFLDEVREIAKQFFALPVEDKKKYLRQVNDIQGYGNDMVFSEQQTLDWSDRLYLSVYPQDNRKLNLWPENPKSFRWTLDQYTMDLQVVTKTVLKAMARSLDLEDNCFSDLYGGEQGKMDIRFNFYPPCPRPDLVLGVKAHADGTLITLLLQDKEVEGLQFLKGDEWFRAPIVPDALLINVGDQVEILSNGIFKSPVHKVVTNSDKERISVAAFCIPESDKEIEPFERLVDESRPRLYKKVKNYVGIYFEYYQQGRRPMEAAII; encoded by the exons ATGGAGTTATTAGGATCCAAAACTGTCCAGGAAGTGCTCATCCAAGGGGAACAGGTGCCAGAGAAATATATCCATAAAGTTGAAGATGGTGGAGTCCAAGTGCCAGATGCTTCTGCTGCCCAGTTGATGGATGTTCCAGTTATTGATCTTGCTCTCCTCGCAGCTTCTTCAATCTCTGCCGATGAACTTGAGAAGCTCAGATCAGCTCTTTCCACATGGGGTTGCTTCCAG GTAATAAACCACGGTATGTCGCCGGAATTCCTAGACGAGGTCCGAGAGATTGCAAAGCAATTTTTTGCACTTCCAGTGGAAGATAAGAAGAAGTACTTGAGACAAGTCAACGACATTCAAGGATATGGAAACGACATGGTTTTTTCAGAGCAACAAACACTGGATTGGAGTGATAGACTATACCTTTCGGTGTATCCACAAGACAACCGGAAGCTCAACTTGTGGCCtgaaaaccccaaatctttTAG GTGGACTTTAGACCAATATACCATGGACTTGCAAGTGGTAACAAAAACAGTCCTCAAGGCCATGGCAAGGTCATTGGATTTGGAGGACAATTGCTTTTCCGACCTGTATGGGGGAGAACAAGGGAAAATGGACATCAGATTTAACTTTTATCCTCCATGTCCAAGGCCTGATCTCGTCCTTGGTGTCAAAGCACACGCAGACGGAACCCTAATCACCCTTCTCTTGCAAGACAAGGAAGTTGAAGGTCTTCAATTTCTCAAAGGTGATGAGTGGTTTCGAGCTCCCATTGTTCCTGATGCGCTTCTCATCAACGTTGGTGATCAAGTAGAG ATACTGAGCAATGGAATATTCAAGAGCCCTGTACACAAGGTGGTGACAAATTCTGACAAGGAGAGGATATCGGTGGCGGCCTTCTGCATACCAGAGTCGGATAAAGAGATTGAACCCTTTGAAAGGTTGGTCGACGAGTCAAGGCCAAGATTGTACAAGAAGGTGAAAAATTATGTTGGCATCTATTTCGAATACTATCAGCAAGGGAGGAGACCAATGGAAGCAGCAATTATATAA
- the LOC126584994 gene encoding protein SRG1-like has product MELFGCKTVQEVLIQEEQVPEKYIHKVEDGGVPVPDASPPQLLDVPVIDLALLAASSITADEYEKLRSALDTLGCFQVINHGMSPEFLDEVREITKQFFALPVEDKKKYLRQGNDVQGYGNDVVYTEQQKLDWTDRLYLTVFPQDNRKLEVWPENPESFRRTLDQLVMELNVVTKTVLKAMTRSLGLEDNCFSDLYGNMDIRFNLYPPYPRPDLVLGFKSHSDSSLITHVLQDKEVEGLQFLKGDEWFRAPIVPDALLIIVGDQVEILSNGAFKGAVHQVVIHPDKERISVAAFCYGESYKIEPFERLVDESRPRLYRKMENYGDIFMENYQKGRRTIEEAKIYV; this is encoded by the exons ATGGAGTTGTTCGGATGCAAAACTGTCCAGGAGGTGCTCATCCAAGAGGAACAGGTGCCAGAGAAATATATCCATAAAGTTGAAGATGGTGGAGTCCCAGTCCCAGATGCTTCTCCTCCCCAGTTACTGGATGTTCCAGTTATTGATCTTGCTCTCCTCGCAGCTTCTTCAATTACTGCAGATGAATATGAGAAACTCAGATCAGCTCTTGACACATTGGGTTGCTTCCAG GTAATAAACCACGGCATGTCGCCAGAATTCTTAGACGAGGTCCGAGAGATTACGAAGCAGTTTTTTGCACTACCAGTTGAAGATAAGAAGAAGTACTTGAGACAAGGCAACGACGTTCAAGGATATGGAAACGACGTGGTTTATACAGAGCAACAAAAACTGGATTGGACTGATAGACTATACCTTACTGTGTTTCCACAAGACAACCGCAAGCTCGAAGTTTGGCCTGAAAATCCCGAATCTTTTAG GCGGACTTTAGACCAACTTGTCATGGAGTTAAATGTAGTAACAAAAACTGTCCTCAAGGCCATGACAAGGTCATTGGGTTTGGAGGACAACTGCTTTTCCGACCTGTATGGGAACATGGATATCAGATTCAACTTGTATCCTCCATATCCGAGGCCTGATCTCGTCCTCGGTTTCAAATCACACTCAGACTCATCCCTAATCACCCATGTCTTGCAAGACAAGGAAGTAGAAGGTCTTCAATTTCTCAAAGGTGATGAGTGGTTTCGTGCTCCCATTGTTCCTGACGCGCTTCTCATCATAGTTGGCGACCAAGTAGAG ATCTTGAGCAACGGAGCATTCAAGGGCGCTGTACACCAGGTGGTGATACATCCAGACAAGGAGAGGATATCGGTGGCGGCATTCTGCTATGGGGAGTCGTATAAAATTGAACCCTTTGAAAGGTTGGTGGATGAGTCGAGGCCAAGATTGTACAGAAAGATGGAAAATTATGGGGACATCTTTATGGAAAACTATCAGAAAGGGAGGAGAacaattgaagaagcaaaaatATATGTGTAA
- the LOC126584968 gene encoding ubiquitin C-terminal hydrolase 22-like: MSSMTKITHPRQQINGQILPHPCPHLIEFLSNNGSKPFRALQDCLRVKPPGGRASIRRDPKEVPRCGACGESARPRLYACITCAAVHCHVPSGPSHAAAHALSMRPGHEIAVDVDRAELFCCACRDQVYDRDLDAAVVLAQTAASTLASSAASTVQQYAPENLRKRRRIDYKPWMPDLREQYLVGRNSSPLNGDVSDLPWGLRGLNNLGNTCFMNSVLQALLHTPPLRNYFLSDRHNRYFCQKKSNAENAGKKATANNIESGGNKGAARVCLACDMDATFSAVFSGDRTPYSPAKFLYSWWQYAANLASYEQQDAHEFFISMLDGIHEKVDKDQRRPESQGNGDCCVAHRVFSGILRSDVMCMACGFTSTTYDPCVDISLDLEPNQGGSAKTGSTKSSHSCNGEADCMNSSQNCGVSTLMGCLDRFTRPERLGSDQKFFCQQCQVRQESLKQMSIRKLPLVSCFHIKRFEHSSVRKMSRKVDRYLQFPFSLDMAPYLSSSILRSRFGNRILPFDGDEPDASNDLCSDFELFAVVTHTGKLDAGHYVTYLRLSNQWYKCDDAWITLVNENIVRAAQGYMMFYVQKMLFYKASEKPGPA; the protein is encoded by the exons ATGTCGTCGATGACCAAGATCACTCATCCCCGCCAACAGATCAACGGCCAGATTTTGCCCCATCCCTGTCCCCACCTAATCGAGTTCCTCTCCAACAACGGCTCCAAGCCCTTCCGCGCCTTACAGGACTGTCTCCGGGTCAAACCGCCCGGTGGCCGCGCCTCCATCCGCCGCGATCCCAAGGAAGTCCCGCGCTGTGGCGCGTGCGGGGAGTCTGCGCGTCCCAGGCTCTATGCGTGCATCACGTGCGCTGCCGTCCACTGTCACGTGCCATCCGGACCATCCCACGCGGCGGCTCACGCCCTCTCGATGCGTCCCGGTCACGAGATCGCCGTCGACGTGGACCGAGCCGAGCTCTTCTGCTGCGCGTGTAGGGACCAAGTCTACGATCGCGACTTAGACGCCGCAGTGGTCTTGGCTCAGACCGCCGCTTCGACGCTAGCATCCTCCGCCGCGTCAACGGTCCAGCAGTACGCGCCGGAGAATCTCCGGAAGCGACGCCGTATCGATTACAAGCCGTGGATGCCTGATCTGAGAGAGCAATACTTGGTGGGAAGAAATTCCAGTCCTCTAAACGGCGACGTTTCAGATTTACCTTGGGGATTGCGCGGGCTCAACAATTTGGGAAACACGTGCTTTATGAACTCGGTTCTGCAGGCATTGCTCCACACGCCGCCGCTGCGGAACTACTTCCTCAGCGATCGGCACAACCGCTACTTCTGCCAGAAGAAGAGCAATGCTGAGAACGCGGGGAAGAAAGCCACCGCCAATAATATTGAAAGTGGCGGGAACAAGGGTGCTGCGCGTGTGTGCTTGGCCTGCGACATGGACGCCACGTTTTCGGCGGTTTTTTCAGGGGATCGGACGCCTTATAGCCCCGCAAAGTTCTTGTACAG TTGGTGGCAGTACGCTGCGAATTTGGCGAGTTATGAGCAGCAGGACGCGCATGAGTTCTTCATTTCTATGCTTGATGGGATTCATGAGAAGGTGGATAAGGATCAGCGGAGACCCGAGAGCCAAG GCAATGGAGATTGTTGTGTTGCTCATAGAGTTTTTTCTGGTATCTTGCGATCTGATGTCATGTGTATGGCCTGTGGTTTTACGTCTACAACATATGACCCATGTGTGGACATCTCACTGGATTTGGAACCTAACCAAGGAGGTTCTGCAAAGACTGGGTCCACGAAGTCAAGTCATTCTTGCAATGGCGAGGCGGATTGCATGAATTCCAGCCAAAACTGTGGAGTATCTACCCTCATGGGATGCTTGGACCGTTTTACGAGACCTGAGAGATTGGGCTCTGACCAGAAATTTTTTTGCCAGCAGTGTCAGGTGAGGCAGGAGTCTCTCAAGCAAATGTCCATAAGAAAGCTTCCTTTGGTTTCGTGCTTCCATATCAAGCGATTTGAACATTCTTCGGTGAGGAAAATGTCAAGGAAGGTTGACCGTTATTTGCAGTTCCCGTTTTCACTCGACATGGCTCCTTATCTTTCATCTTCCATCTTGAGGAGCCGATTTGGAAATAGGATTTTGCCTTTTGATGGGGACGAGCCTGATGCATCAAATGACTTGTGTTCAGATTTTGAGTTGTTTGCTGTCGTCACTCACACAGGCAAGCTCGATGCAGGCCATTACGTGACTTACTTGCGATTGAGTAATCAATGGTACAAGTGCGACGATGCTTGGATCACACTGGTTAATGAGAACATTGTGAGGGCAGCACAGGGCTACATGATGTTTTATGTACAGAAAATGCTGTTTTACAAGGCAAGTGAGAAACCGGGTCCTGCGTAA
- the LOC126585027 gene encoding actin-related protein 2/3 complex subunit 3 — MVYHSSFVNDEGITKACGCPLLPLKSHIKGPAPVSEQDRTDIVDEAISFFRANVFFRNFDVKSSADKLLIYLTFYINVALKRLEGCRTLAEGTKAIINLGLEKVPVPGEPSFPFPGLFPLPQSQQEAELLRNYLKQIREEASGRLLSVAYRPNGTPNKWWLAFAKRKFMNIIVPSA, encoded by the exons ATG GTTTATCACTCTAGTTTCGTCAACGATGAAGGAATTACTAAAGCTTGTGGATGCCCTCTGTTGCCGTTGAAAAGCCACATAAAGGGACCTGCCCCGGTTTCAGAGCAAG ATAGAACGGATATTGTTGATGAAGCGATTTCATTCTTTCGCGCTAATGTTTTCTTTAGGAACTTTGATGTTAAGAGCTCGGCCGATAAGCTCCTCATTTATTTGACATTTTATATCAATGTGGCTTTGAAGCGGCTTGAGGGTTGCAGAACTTTGGCTGAAGGAACCAAGGCCATTATTAATTTGGGACTAGAAAAAGTTCCTGTTCCTGGAGAGCCGAGTTTCCCTTTCCCGGGACTTTTCCCTCTTCCTCAGTCCCAGCAGGAAGCAG AATTGCTGAGGAATTATTTGAAACAGATACGGGAGGAAGCAAGCGGTAGATTATTGAGCGTTGCTTATAGACCGAACGGGACTCCCAATAAGTGGTGGTTGGCGTTTGCCAAAAGGAAATTTATGAACATCATTGTTCCATCAGCCTGA
- the LOC126611893 gene encoding monogalactosyldiacylglycerol synthase 2, chloroplastic-like → MMSVASPRKSITEKVFERVGGYSYLSSYLKNNGGSHRSQSHHRHNHHKACDIDESDDDYYEDEGTMELVQIGAERTKNVLILMSDTGGGHRASAEAIRDAFRMEFGDEYRIFVKDVWKEYTGWPLNDMERSYKFMVKHVQLWKVAFHSTSPRWIHRVYLAAIAAYYAKEVEAGLMEYKPDIIISVHPLMQHIPLWVLKWQGLQKKVIFVTVITDLNTCHRTWFHPGVNRCYCPSQEVAKRALVDGLDESQTCVFGLPIRPSFARAVLSKDQLREELEMDPDLPAVLLMGGGEGMGPVKETARALAETLFDKEAGKPIGQLIIICGRNKTLAATLESDEWNIPVKVRGFETQMEKWMGACDCIITKAGPGTIAEALIRGLPIILNDYIPGQEKGNVPYVVDNGAGVFTRSPKETARIVAEWFSTKTDELKMMSENALRLAQPEAVFDIVKDIHELALQRGPLTNIPYMLTSSFSSLID, encoded by the exons ATGATGTCCGTGGCGTCGCCGAGAAAGTCAATAACAGAGAAGGTGTTTGAGAGGGTTGGCGGGTATTCTTACCTGAGCAGCTACCTCAAGAACAACGGCGGAAGCCACAGAAGCCAGAGCCACCACCGCCACAACCACCACAAGGCGTGCGATATCGACGAGAGTGATGACGATTATTACGAGGATGAGGGGACGATGGAGCTCGTGCAGATTGGAGCTGAGCGGACCAAGAACGTCTTGATTCTCATGAGCGACACCGGCGGCGGCCACCGCGCTTCCGCTGAGGCCATTCGTGATGCCTTCCGTATGGAGTTTGGCGACGAATACAGG ATATTTGTGAAGGATGTGTGGAAAGAGTACACAGGTTGGCCGTTAAACGACATGGAGAGGTCGTACAAATTCATGGTGAAACATGTGCAGCTGTGGAAGGTTGCATTTCACAGCACCTCTCCTCGATGGATCCACAGAGTCTATCTCGCTGCTATAGCCGCCTACTATGCCAA GGAGGTGGAGGCTGGTCTAATGGAGTACAAGCCCGACATTATAATCAGTGTGCATCCTTTGATGCAACACATTCCTCTGTGGGTGCTCAAATGGCAAGGCCTGCAGAAGAAAGTTATTTTCGTGACGGTTATCACTGACCTCAACACCTGCCATCGTACATGGTTTCATCCCGGGGTCAATAGGTGCTACTGCCCGTCACAGGAGGTAGCGAAAAGGGCTCTAGTAGACGGCCTTGACGAGTCTCAAACATGTGTCTTTGGTTTGCCCATCCGACCCTCTTTTGCCCGCGCGGTTCTCTCCAAG GATCAACTCAGAGAAGAACTCGAAATGGACCCTGACTTGCCTGCGGTTCTGCTCATGGGAGGCGGCGAAGGAATGGGACCTGTAAAGGAAACTGCAAGGGCTCTCGCAGAAACACTCTTTGATAAAGAAGCTGGAAAACCGATAGGGCAGCTGATCATCATATGCGGGAGGAACAAAACCCTCGCTGCCACACTTGAGTCCGATGAATGGAACATACCAGTGAAG GTTAGAGGATTTGAGACACAAATGGAAAAATGGATGGGAGCTTGTGATTGCATCATAACAAAGGCAGGACCTGGCACAATAGCAGAAGCATTGATCAGGGGACTTCCTATTATCCTCAACGACTACATTCCCGGACAA GAAAAGGGCAATGTGCCTTATGTGGTGGACAATGGGGCCGGCGTCTTCACCAGAAGTCCCAAGGAAACAGCAAGGATTGTAGCGGAATGGTTCAGCACCAAAACAGACGAACTCAAAATGATGTCGGAGAATGCACTTAGACTAGCGCAACCTGAGGCCGTGTTCGACATTGTCAAGGACATCCACGAGCTTGCCCTCCAACGTGGTCCTCTCACGAACATCCCTTACATGCTTACATCGTCGTTTTCGAGTTTAATTGATTGA